The genome window ATACCAATCCGCGGGTCGGGATCTGTCAAACTGGGCATCTTCATCAGAACCTTCTGGTAGCCTTCCAGGGCCTCGGCGTATCGGCCGAGCAAGTATTGCGTTCTCGCGCGCCCAAGGATGGCCATAACATTCCGACCACCAAAAGCCTTGGACGACTCATCGAAGCACTTGAGCGCCTGTCGCAGCGATTCTACCCTCTCGGACGTGTCAACGGTGCCCGGGCGAACAGGACGGGGTGGATGTAGCGAGGCGCGCAGCAGCGACAGGACACCTCGCGCCAGGAACAGAGGGGGGAACGCCGGATTCAGTCGTGAAGCCTCGTTCAGAGTCGACGTCGCAAGTTGGAGATAATGATCCTTCGTCTTCGCCTCGGTGTACAATTCTCCCTCGGGTGCAACGCGGGGGGCATTCCGActcttcaacatcaacagccaGCAAACCCATCCCAGCAGGCCGAGTTTCTCTTTCGTGGCTCCATGAGCGACCGACGCGAGACCTTTGTTTAAGATGTCGATGGCATGATCGAGTTGCTTCTGCTTGGCGTATGCCAGCGCGATCGTGACCCAAAAGTTCTTAGCGGCCTTTTCGTTCTCCAACAATGTGCAGAGCTCGGTTGGGTCATCTGGAAGAATCTCTAGGCTGACCTCGACTTCACTGTCGAGGGTGGACGCGGGAATGTCGATGGCGGAGGGAATGTCAGAAAATCGGAGATTGGGCAACGGGTTGGCGGCTGAAAGAGAATCGCCATTCGTGCCATTGGCGTGGCCATTCTGAAGGGACGCCATGGCGTGTGCGGGCACTGCTTTGAGCAATGTGTTGTGTTGTAGATGAGGCAATGGGAAGGATTGCGACTATTTCGGAGAGGTGAAAGGAGCTTGGCTCGTAGTTCAGCTCAACTCATGATCGGGATGAAGCCAAACTAGAGCGGGGGGGTAAAGAGACGCGGTTGAAAGAAGTGTCTTCTTGCCGGATGACTAGCAAGAAGCGCGCTCCTGAAACTGTAGCGATCAGAGGACAAAGCCTGTGGTTGCAGCAGATTGAGTTCGTTGCTTTTGAAGCGCTCCGGAGGTTTGGCATGGGAgacagagggagagaggCTGGCCGGGCCGAGTTTACACCGCCACCGCCCGCTTGCCGGCTGTGGCTTGTCATTCACTCACTGGCACTCCCCGTATGTTTGTGTTTACACGGTGCCAAGTCATTTAAATGATGTATTcaagtttataaaatatgtTGAAGAATTAACATTATAGCTATAGATGGTATGCAGAGGCCATCATACTCTGTATTGAAATTTTGTCAAAATTAGTGTTTCATGTAATGCACCTGCTCGGTGCTATATATGGATTACACTAGAAAGCTATATCGTAGAAGAGGAAATCAAAAACTGCCCCGAGACCACGTCCAAAGCAATATAGTGGAGGAGAGAGGTATCTATCCAAGTGAGACCTATCACGCCAGCAACTGAAAAATAGTCATAATAATACTCTAAGCGCATCTGCTCATGTCATGCAACGGGTTGGTTAGAGTGTCGGTCATAGCACATAACGGCAACATCGATCCACGGCCAAGAAGGCATTCCCACATTAGAATCCCAGGAGCTTGGGCAATTTACAGAGGAACACCGCGCCTAGAAGCACCATGAATATCCGGCCAACCTCGGCCCAGTGTCCCAACCGCACATGTGCTTCAGCATACCCTGCAGCCGCGGCAGCCTTCCGTTCCTCGAATCCATGCCCAACCTCGATAGACCCAGCCAGCTCGGACGGGAACCTCCCTGTCTCGTAGTACTCCTCGAGCAACTGGTCCTTCTCGGTCCAACGCTCGCGAAGCCACGAGTCAAATTCATGCTGATCGTCCAGAGGGATCTCGGACACGGCAAAACGTCTCCAATGCATATTGACCGAAGTGGGCGGTCGCCCCTGCAGATACGTTGACCGAAGGGTAAAGTACTTGTCAGGTAGACTACCTCTTCTGTTGAGGAAAGTAGTTAGTGGAATGCTCATTCGCTTGCAAGCAAGCGCATCGAGTACTTACGGAGGTCCTTCGTAGGCTACCGTGCAGTCATAGACCCACTCCACCGTCCCGCGCAACTGCTGTAGACAGAAGAATAAACCAGTGGAGCGGGGAATAAGCTCATGCTTCAAGGGGGACAGTCCCTGCTTTGCGGCATACTCTGCACTCCGCCGcctggtgttgatggatagGTTCGTCCCCTCAGGAAAGATCAGAAGCCACATGGGGTCATATTGCGGGGACCCTGACTGCGATCCCGTATGCTGagtcttcagcttctccaatCGATGCTGCAGACGGGGCTTGTCGGACAACCATTTGCGAGCCATGAAAATAAAGCCGTAAAAGGTCATACCCTGGCCGATAATAGGAATGTACTTCAAGGATTCCttaaggatgatgaagatgcggcCGTGCATCGTATTCGTGTATGCCACCCACCACAGATAGATCCAATCAGTATACACCTGGTGGTTGGCTATGAGGACCAATCGCTCTGGGAATTGAGTCTTTAAGCGCCCATCCTCTGCGACGTGGACCTGGCCCCGTACACTCTTGTCACCGCTGACTCGCACAAAGGTAGGACAGCCCCATTGAGTTAGAGCCGTGATGACCAAGCCAAAGGACTGCTTTGTGTATGCCATATAGGAATAATACCAATCCTTGTTTATCACGTATAGAGGGGAGCCGATGACCTGGGTCGCTAGGATGGcgacgcagcagcagttgaACCATGTGGCCAGGAGCAAAGAGCGGAGAAGCTGCATCGCAATGCCATGCTTCAAACGGGGTTCCTCATCCTGACTGTCGGAAggctgcttcttcgaggCGGCTGTGTGACTCAGTTGAGGGTCATGCTTTCGTTGTCGAACTTCGGAGGTATCCATGATGAGAATCAGTTGTTGGCGACGAGGCGTTACGAAGGGACTTGCAGGTCAACTATATAAGGGAGGATAAAGTTCTAGAGATAATGGAACTGGATCGGGCACTGATTAGCTTTCCCACCCTTGGATCACGCGAGCAACTAGATGCAGCACACTGTACCAGGAAAAGCGGTGTCTGCCGGAAGGCTAGCAGTGTTTGTTGTAATGTCGAGAGGGATCGGAGGACAAAGggactaactaactaacggAAGCCGTACCTATACCGGGGAGGTAATGATAATGAGGGGGATGTAAAAATGAAGTAGATTCAAGCCATGTTTTGGGGGAAAGAATActtgaaagagaaaaagagagagagacgggAGAGAAGTTTGGTTCCTGTCTCGAGGGAGCAGGAAGCTTGAGCCGGAGCACAGCTCTCAAGTGTCTTAATAGTGTGTGGGCGCATGATCAATGATCTCCAGTCAAAAACCACTACGTCAGTTGGCCCGGCCCTCCCCTCAAGGCGGTCAGCGGAGATCCGGGGGTCTCGATCGGCATCACGCTTGCAGGAGTCTTTTCGACGCTTCGGAGATAGATGAAATTTCTCCTCTGTgcatgattttctttttcttcctataTATGTTTCTGTTTTTTATGGACCAGAAGAATCATACAGAAATTGCAAGAAACATAGATGCAGATGTCTACTCCTCTCAACTAAACCTGCATGTCAGGTCCCGCGCAACTTTCTTCTCACATGCTGGTTTGGAACAATGAATCAGACCTAGATTGATAATGTGAGCGCTCTAGTCATAACTTAGAAACAAGTCTCGAAGTGAGCTGATATCGGTCTTCTAGAAGAGCGTGCATGGTCTCTTTTGATCTCATCAATTACCAAAAATGTATTTTGCGAGTATGCGATCACGGCTTGCTCATGTCGGGCCTCCGGTTCGGATGCTTTGGTCACGGaacttttcctcctccccacgaCGTTACGAGATTAAAGATGTTGCAACTCTACCAAAACGACTGATACCAAAATACCAAGGTGTGCGTCAACGCAGTGTCGTCTGCGAAATATCTTGAAGCTCTTCCTGGTATGCTGACCTGCTTGTGCGCCCCGAGCAGAATCCCAAGAGGGCgatctcctttccctccaatGGCCAGCACCCCCGCGAAATATCTTCGTCGTGAAGAAAGACTATTCTCCGGCTATCACTGCCTCTCTAATTGAATTTGCCAAGTACGGAGTCCCCCAGACCGGCTGACCGAGGAGTCATGGATGCTAACCCCTCACCGGCAATGTAGTCATGCGACGTCTACCTACCCATCGGCCTCGATCATTCTAGAACCCAGTGTCGCAGAGGAAATACACTCGTCACTTCAGTCGCCTGTTTACACCGCCCCTCTCGACCAGCTACGACCGGCATTGCATGACAAGGTGGATCTCACCGTTACTCTCGGGGGAGATGGTACGATCCTGCATGCCTCGTCCTTGTTTGCCACGTGCTACAACGTCCCGCCGGTGCTGTCATTTAGCATGGGAACATTGGGCTTCTTGAGCGAATGGAAATTTGCCGAATACAAGCGCGCATTTCGCGAGGTATACATGTCAGGAGCCGGCGTTGGGGATCGCGCGACGGTGCTGGGAGACTCCCGGCCAGCCTCAGCCGACGAAGCACTGGATCTGGAAGCGAATCCTACTGGATGGTCCTCGGTACGGGGGAAGTCGATGGGCTTAACGCGCGGCGCTCGAATCTTGATGCGCAACCGACTGAAGGTTGGGCTCTTTACGGCAGACGGCAAGCCAGTCCAACGGGAATCCACATCAGCGGCCATGCCAAACGTCTTGAACAACCAGGGAGTATATGTAATGAATGAGGTACTCTTGCATCGAGGCAAAGAGCCACATTTGGCGGTGCTGGATGTCTATGTTGGGGGCCGGTTTTTGACGGAAGCCGTGGCCGACGGCATCATTATCTCGACACCGACGGGTAGCACAGCATACAGTCTGAGCAGTGGAGGCAGTATTGTGCATCCACTCGTGCCCGCGGTTCTACTAACGCCGATCTGTGCGCGGAGTCTAAGCTTCCGGCCCTTGGTGCTGCCATCCAGTACTCCGATTACCCTCCGACTGAGCGAGAAGAACCGGAGTCGCGAGTTGGAGGTCAGCATTGACGGGGTGAACTTAGGGCAAGGATTGACCGCGGGAATGGAGGCACGAGTATGGGACGAAGAGATGCGACATGGCAAGAATGAATGGCAAGGTGGTGTGCCATGTGTCATGCGAAGAATCACCGGTGGTGAAGCACACgatggatgggttggaggCTTGAATGGGTTGTTGAAATTCAACCATCCATTTGGTGAGGAACGCTGATTCAAGTAATTAATATGATCGACTACACACCACATTGTACTTATACAAAACACCAAAGTGTATGTGTGGCTTGgaagaggtagaggagggtTAGGGGTTAAACATGTAGCATAGTTAATGACCAAATCTGTATGAATAGACTAAGATTCTCACGATGCCTTTTTAGTAAACGAGGGCGATGCATGAAAGAAGCCTTAGTTCCATCTGCAcatgcagcagcaccacAATTGACATGGACTGTTGCTGAAGCGAGCTGCTGGTCTGATCCAATCAATTCCAGTGCAGTTGGGCTTGACCTGAAAAAAGGGGCGGGAAATCAGGGCCGCTGGTGGGCCTCCCTTTCTTTGcgaccctctctctcactcgcTCTCTCCgttcttctttctcgctGTTGGAGACTCGAGACCACCGACCCGTGGGTCCCTCGGTCTCTCTATCCTCACTGGTGGCTGTTACTTGACCAGGATTCTATATGCAGGGTATGTGGTCTGTTTGGCCAGCTAGTAGGCCGGCTGCCCGTGTGTGGCTTTGTTGGGTGAGGATTAGGATTAAGATTTCGTGCTTACCCATTTGAATTTGATTTGGGACCGCAAGGAGACGCTGAGGAGCCCCGAATAGCCTCAAGACTAGGAGAATTTAACGATATAGCATGGCTTGTCGGGGCCATCCGCGCGGATGATGTAATTCGGTCCTGGCCATTAATCAATCTGTTTCGAACCGACAAGCAACTGCAACCCAAGTGGAGTGGGCTCTGGCGTACGCTTTTTCTGGCTCCCCTTAATCTGGGTCCCGTTGGCCAAGTTTCTATCTCCGATTTGACGCATGCATAGCATAGTAGTAGTCAGTGATTTAAAAGGGACAATCAAGGAAGTGAccctcaatcaatcaatatatAGGGATTGCGACAGTAAGGATGCATACTCCTCATTGCCTGAGGGGGGGACATCGAAACAAACCATTCATCGCCTAATTGGACTCTTTCTAGGGCTGGACTTGATTAGTCCTATGATgaccatccattccattgGATAGGAACTACTACTTGATTTATCGCTTCTCGTAGTTGCACTCGTAGTGAAATGCGTAAGGGCGCTTCTTTTCTACTAGGATGGAGAGGTTAATTGTGCATCATCACAAtcaggggagagaagagccCTGGCTGTTTGCTGTTTGCTGCTTCGGATTTAGCTTTGTATATGAAACCTCCCAAGACATGCCCACGACAATCCATTATGATCAAAGTCAAGGACCCATCGATCGTTGTTTTGGTGACCCTCTCCTACTCTGTTTGTGGTCAACCAACAGGAATATTTGAAGTAGTGTATCCCAGGGGGGCGCCGAAGACAGTATTTACTTCTACCAAAATAGCGATTGTCAATTAGTTTATCTTTTTGCTGAGTTTACTTGTAAAGTAGTCaattcctctgcttccttgtcttgttctttgcttttcctcctttcccctccttcccccccaactTCATTCTATCTTCCGGGGCTTTTTCAGTGATCTACTTCACAgggttgaagaggaagcccatcaccatccctccagagagataataataatattcttgaGGAGAGTCAGAGCCGTGCGCCCCTTGGAGCCGCGGGTGGTGAAACCTCGAGTGCCTTTTGTTCAACTCAACGGCCGGCCTTCCCTTTTTGCCGCCTCCTGTTGGTGCTCCTTCTAACTTCCTACttactccctccctcttcacaccctctctctccctcttccttatcctcttcccccccccccctcttcaCGTCTTTcatcctctttcctcctcctcatctctgTCTTCTCGTTACTCCCCGTGGTTGTATCGTGACTCTCGTTTATTGTTTGCACACCCGCCACCTCCTTTTCATCTGAACCCCCAGCACGCCTCGGGTACTTCCTCCCTCTGCCATCGCCTGCATCTATCCTGCATTGTGTACTTGGCCGCCCTGGTTGGTAACCGCTGGTCTCACCGCGTCTGGATATTGGGGTTGTCACCTTCGAGACGTGCAGTTCACGCTCGGAGCTTCCTCGCGGGCGCGAGGCTTCTTTTCTGCGTGAAGATAAACCTACAGTTACCCCTCAAGGTATGTTCAGATGTTCAATTAGCTCTGGTCACTTTCCTTGTTCCATCTCTATCATCCCGCCGCCTATGGAGTAGGGGGTGGAATATAGTTCcccttggggaagaagaggctctACCGCATCCACGGGTCACCAGATTGACAGACCCAGCCTTGCACATGCCACAGTTCTCATGCTGACTGGCCTGCAGTGAAGTGCACCTGGAGATTAATCTGGGTGTGTTGTCGGGACCGCCCTCCCCTTCACATTGTTTGCTCCGTGGATTTCACGGTTGCCCCCCTTCAtatcccccctccacccccctgaggaaccccccttcccctccttggGAGTTCCGCGTCTCGGTTTCCACTCTGGCCCAGCTTAATGGCCTCTTATGAAAAGTGAGCCAGACTTCATTTCCTTGTCCCCCTCTTTCCTACctatccacccaccccctttGGCCCTTCAGCCCCGATTCACTCACAGGGTTCTCGCCTGTGATCAATTCCGGGCGCTGCTGACGCGCCCGCAGGATGTACTCCCCAGACCAATTCATGAATCCGGGGCCTGCCCCCCGGCCCCCAGCCGACCGCCCACAACTCAACCTGCCtaccaacccctccaacaacGTGGCTACCTCCTTCAGCCAGATGAGTCTGAATTCCCCGAGTACCCCCGGTCCGGCCAACCTTTCGCTGTTCCCCAACACGAGCACCCCGTCGCTCACGCGCACCAAGACCGATCAGtcgggcggaggaggcgtcACCGTTATCAAGGAGGGATATGTCCGTTGCAAGGAGGACAAATTTCTGGCGACGTGGAATCAACGATACTTGATCTTGCGCGAATTCCGCCTCGACTTTCTCAAGAATGAGACGGGGAAGATCGTCCTTTCCATTCCGCTGACGGCGGTCACAGGCGTCTCGAGATCGGAGGATACTCGCATGGCTTTCGAGATCATTCGTCTCGCCAACCCCAAGGACGCGAATTCCAAAACCGCCGTAATCACCCGTGACGTGCCCACCAAGAGCATCACTTGCGAAGTTAAGAGCGATGACGAAATCTACGACTGGATCGACAAGATCTACGAGCGCTGCCCTGGTATGGGAGGGGTAAGCAACCCCACGAACTTCAGCCATCGTGTTCACGTCGGATTCGATCCGCGCACCGGCGCCTTCGTGGGCTTGCCGCCAGAGTGGGAGAAGCTCCTGACCGCGTCCGCAATCACCAAGGAGGATTACAAGAAAAACCCCCAGGCCGTCATTGAGGTCCTGGAATTCTACTCGGACATCAAGATGCGCGAGCAGAACCCTCAGTACTACGCTGGGCTTTCCTCGCCGGCGAACCAGCAGGCGAAGCCCTTCAGCGGCGGCGGGTCCGTGGGCAACTCAATTGCACCCCCAAGACCCCCGCCGCCTGCTCCCGCACAGCGTTTGGACAGCGGTGGCCAGTCGTACTCCAGCCAGTCCCCTGTTTCGTCTCCTTCGCAGTCCAAGTCGGATTCCGATCGTGCTTtggagcaacagcaacaattgGAGCGGATGAACGAGTTGGCGGATAAGGAGCGTCGCCGTATGGAAGAGGATCGTCGCGCACGTCAgcgggaagaggagcagaacCGGCTCGACCAAGAAGCATACAATGCCTCTTTGCCCAAGACTCGCGTCCCCTTGGCCAAGCAAGAGCTCGGGGGCTACGGCCAGTCCTCCGATGATCGTTACAAGCCCAGCCGCCCCGCCCCGCAGGCCCCTGGCTCCTCTCGCCAGGAGCCTCCGCGCCAGCTGACAGCTCAGCGCCCTGCCCCATCTGCCCCTACCGCCGGACAGCGGCCTGGAGACTACGCCAATGGCTCTGCCAGGGCTGAGCAATCCTCTCCGGGCTCCAGACACCCGGCTCAGGGACAGTCTCCTGCACGGGCTCAGAACAATGGCGTCAAAGCGCAGCCGGCCCAGGGCCCTCCTCCCAGCAAGCTGCCTGCTCCGGTTCAGCCTGTGAAGCCCCTGAACATCGCGAATAAGCAGACCGCGAAGACAAACGTCCCCGATGGGGTCCGCCAAGCCGAGGCTGCCCTGAGCAAGAAGGCAGAGCCCCGCCAGAGAGAAGTGCGCATGTCGAACATGAGCGAGAACGAGGTCATGGATCGCCTGCGTTCTGTCGTTTCCAAGGACAACCCGAACGAGTCTTACAGCAAGCAGCGGAAGATTGGACAGGGTGCCTCCGGATCCGTGTATGTGGCACGCGTTAAGGAGCATGCTACATCCGGCGTTGCGCGGGAGCTTTACCGGCAGTACGGTCCCCGTACCCAGGTGGCTATTAAGCAGATGGATTTGCGTAGCCAGCCTCGGAAGGAACTCATTGTCAACGAGATCATTGTCATGAAAGATAGCCAGCATGCGAACATTGTCAACTTCCTTGACTCGTTCCTGCAGGAGCAGAGCAACGAGTTGTGGGTTGTCATGGAGTTTATGGAAGGTGGTGCTCTCACGGATGTCATTGACAACAACCCGGTGATCCAGGAGGATCAAATTGCCACAATTTGTGCAGAGGTGCGTACATAAAAATCGACCATTATCGGAGACTGATACTAACTCGAGGACCACGAGCAGACCTGCAAGGGATTGGCCCATCTGCACAGCCAAAACATTATCCACCGTGATATCAAGAGCGATAACGTGCTTCTTGACCGGGCTGGTCATGTCAAGATTAGTGAGTAACCCTTCTATTTCTCCAATGACCCTGGGGGAATTGGTGCTGACCACTTCTTAGCCGATTTCGGATTCTGTGCTAAGCTCACCGAGTCGAAGAGTAAGCGCGCCACAATGGtcggtactccgtactggaTGGCGCCTGAGGTGGTTAAGCAGAAGGAGTATGGCCCCAAGGTGGACTGCTGGTCATTGGGTATCATGGCCATCGAAATGATCGAATCCGAGCCCCCATACCTCAATGAGGAGCCGCTCAAGGCGTTGTACCTCATCGCCACCAACGGCACTCCTCGCCTGAAGAAGCCAGAGAAGCTCAGCAAGGAGCTCAAGTCGTTCTTGAGTGTATGTCTCTGTGTCGATGTGCGCAGCCGCGCTACCGCCGATGAATTGTTGGCCCATGATTTCCTCAAGTTGGGCTGCAGCCTCGCGAGCCTGGCGGAGCTGCTCcgttggaagaagaacagcgGACAGTGATAGACTGTGGAGAGGAGAATGTGCAATGGCGATGTTGGTAGCCACATGGTCGCTGCCGGTTGCCTTGTTCCTCTTATGATTTACACCAGATCTTGTTTTCACGCACATATGGGTCACATTTACGCGCCTCCGGTTGATTTTTGCTGCCCCCTAACGACCTGCATTGCAACTCGATTTCTACTTGTGATATCCTCATTGCACAGCTCTGTCGTCTGCAGACTCGGCATAGGTAATTTGGCGTTCTTTCTTGGAGTCGATTCCCCTTTGTGATTCCTCTTACACTCGCAACTAATCTGGTTATCCCACCCTTCCCGCTGTGCGGTTCCTCGATGCTCCGAACCATGCCTGTGAGACGGCACTTGATGTATGCGTGCAGCTGATCTTTGGCTGCATCTATGAGACAAAGAAATgcaaaaagaagagagatccGAAGTACAATGCACAAAAACTGTGTCTCCGAGTACTGAAGATCGATGATGAGCTGAAACGCTCTGGTATATGAACATGCACCAAAAACCTGTTTCGTTACCCTCATGTACCCGGTCATGTTTGTTTCAATTGACGAGTCCATGATGGAATACTTGCATTGTGAGCAGCTTTTTAGCAGCTACGTCTGAATGGTataaaaaaggaagagaagaaaagatcgGAGGGAAGACAAAATATTGATGGTCGACTGATGCAGCTAAAAAGAAGCGAGCTAGAGGAGGGTACTTGGGAACCAGGGGACTTAGTAAAAAAGAGGATACTATATTTCTTTCTGTGATCATAATAACTACCAGCGGCCCACGGGTCAATGATAATAGTACAGTTGAATGGAACACGGAGCATGATAGCGTACATTCATAGGTATAGTAGAAGACCAGAAAGGCAGAAAAGGAAcaacgaagaaaagaaaggagttATTCATAAACAATCATCGGCACCAGAAGCATCACATCCAAGAAGGGCAACATGTGCAACGTAAAtaaccaaccacaaccacagtcATAGCCACCTACCATTACCCTGCATCAGGCCCACAtccacacatacatacacacataccaGCCATGatatagaagaaaaagaaaaagggaacaaAACCACAAGAAAACGGCATCACAACTCCTCATGAATGGGCACTTCCGTACACAAATCCCCAAACCTCACCCCCTTGAATATCGACTCCACATCAACATCTTCACCAGATGGCTCATACCCCGCTTGCGTGAGCTGACTGATCCACTGGTGTCGAACCTCCTCGGAGAGATCTTCCCAGATATGGATACCCGAATCGGCCtcagaggaagatgaagatggatcAGTGGAGTCAATCCGAAGGGTATTTGTCTCCGGATTGCAGTTTATCAGGAGGGATTGAcgcccctgctgctgctgctgctgctgctggagatcATCCGAGGAGAGTAGGATATCGTTCAGGGAACGGATTTGTGCGGGGTATTCTACTTCTGGGATGGGAGTAGAACTGGTAGTAGGGATAGATGGAGAAGTAGAAGGACTAAAAGGTTCATAAGGAATAGCGACAGCATCGCGGATACTAGGTGGTAACCAGTCCTTCGCGCCGAGGTAAGGAGGCATGGCGCCACGGATCTCGGTGAAGGCCTGGAGGATGAAGCAGACGGTGAgaatggagaggatggcaGCGAAGCTGGAGGTGAGGTTTGTCCAGATTTCGGAGTCGCCGGGCATGGAGAGGACGTAGCGCGGGGAGCGGCTTGTTGGGGGACAGGGGGATAAGGGGAGGGTGTGGACGACGACGGTGTTGCCCATGCTGACGGAGGCGAGTTTGATGTATTGTGGGGGGGTTTCGGGGGAGACggggagagatggggagTGGAAGCGGGAGAAGCAGAGCTTGGTCATGGAGAAGGGGTGGACGTCGCGGAGAGAGGTGTAGGTTTGGAAATAGTTGTAGCGGTTTGTGGAGGGGTTGAATTCGAGAGTGAGGAGCTCGATGGATTGGTCGCTGCcggagatggcgatgacggcttgttgttggtttGTGGTGGGGTCGGGGCTGAGGAGGCAGATGtcgaggccgaggccgaTCTTGATGGTTTTGCGGAGCTTCTTGCGGCGGAGGATGGATGCTTTGGCGCCTTTGGTAGTTGattctttggtggtggtggtggtggtggtggctatggcggaggtgatgatggcgggGCGGAGGTCCAGGAGGACGAGCTCACAGCCTTTGCGGTCTGGGGCgttttggaggaggagaaggctggtggaggagaggaagcggaGGGCGCGGAACTTGGGGCGCATCCGGGGGGATCCCTTGtcggggatgggggtggtgtagACGCATTGTACGTCGGGGGAGGCGTTGGAGCGCGTGTCGGCAGAGATggtgcagatgcagatgTCGACGCCGTTGGTGTAGGCGACGCGGAATTGGCCCTTGTTGTcggggagaggggtgagaTCGACGTCCtcggcttcctcgtcgctgttGAGACGGATTCGTCCGATCACGTCGGATGgactgggggtgggggttgcgctgaagaagacgatCTCGCCGGCCGGGGCGAGACCAGTAGCGATGGCAGCGACACGCGGGGAGGTCGAGTCGGATTGCCAGGGGGAGAGGCGCAGGGTGCGCTGGTAGGTGTCGGGGGAGGCGGCGCCGGAGGAGGGGCCTTTCACGGTGCGAAATAGTGATGTTCGCGAAAGCGCGGTGGTTTGTCCATTGTTCGTTGTCTTCTCGTTTTCCTTGTTGTTGTCCTTCTCTTTCCGGGTGGGATGATCAATGCGAAAGGAACGCAGATGCTGGTTATTGCCTCGCTTCTGCTCCGCCACGGAGCTGTTGATGCCGGCGAGGGCGACGATGGCTTCGTCGTCGGCTTGGACGGCGGCGAGAGAAGTGACTGAGTCCTCATCGCGCGACAAGTTGATGTCGACAACTTCGGAGATTTCGGAGCGCTTGGAGGTATTCAAGAGGGCCTGGGGAAATTGACGCGTTAGCATGGAGCTGCAGAAGTATACTTCATATCAAGAGGAACTTGCGATTTTGTTGCCGACACCACTGCggccttcaccacctcctccaccgaccAGAAGCAAGCCGTGATGACGCGGGTCGAAGTCGGCGGCGAAGAGCGGGCATGAGAGAGTCAATTTGGCCGAGGGAATGGAGGGAGCCATGTTGGACGGGTGGGATCCCGGGGGATGGATCGAGTTCAATCCCCGAAAGAAGTAACTATTATCCGAATGGCACGGGAAAGAGATAGATtgtaggagggggagagttgcagaaggagaagagaaggagagaagaagcgaagaagcgaagaagcgaagaagaagccagaa of Aspergillus luchuensis IFO 4308 DNA, chromosome 7, nearly complete sequence contains these proteins:
- the GRS1_1 gene encoding glycine--tRNA ligase 1, mitochondrial (COG:J;~EggNog:ENOG410PH5K;~InterPro:IPR015943;~SECRETED:SignalP(1-28);~go_function: GO:0005515 - protein binding [Evidence IEA]), with translation MLSASSFWLLLRFFASSLLLSFSSPSATLPLLQSISFPCHSDNSYFFRGLNSIHPPGSHPSNMAPSIPSAKLTLSCPLFAADFDPRHHGLLLVGGGGGEGRSGVGNKIASSS